The DNA region CTGCATCGACCTTTGTGGCTAGACGAGATATTAATCAATCAGATGGCTTCTTCCTCGACCAGAATGCGTGCGACGCGGTATACCTGGACGATATAATATTCCAGGAGCTGAGCCCAGCTGATCAAGCAGAGTTGAAGCAGCGGGATTACTATGGGTACGTGCTTAATGCTACAACCGTTCCATTATTCGAATTAACATGGCTTGTTGGTTAGCAACTACGAAATCACATCTACAGGGCCTTGCCCCCGCGTTGGGGCAGTCGCATGTATTTCATACATGAATAGCGAGGATTGGCGAAATATTGTGGACAGTGATTCAACCGAGGGAGTTGATCCACAAAAGACAGCCGAGATCATCTCCGGCTGGATCAACGCTTACCTGAAAGATTGCGAGGCGTCAATTGAAAGTCTTGAAAGGAACATTGCAGCTGGGCAAGATGAGCGCCGGAATGCAAGAGTCACTGTGATATTGAACAGATGGAAGCAGATCAAGTCGTTGTGTGAAAGCGCATTGGATATGGTTGATCGCGACAGTACCGATGCTGAGTGATGGCTTGGATATATGATAGCATTCGGATGTATTTCAGTGGATCATCCTGTTCATTGGAGCCCtggaggatatatatatggtGGATGCCAGATCTACGAGTCTTGTTGATGGATCAGGTACATTTTGTGTATTTGCGTTGGTTTATTCTTGTAAATATCAGTTCTATTCTATGTAAACATCCAAGACATGTCATCATGGATCATGGATGTGAGACGCCCACAGAGTCCGCAGATAGGTCCATCACAGCGTGCATTCAGCTCATCGGCCGCAAAGCATACATCCTAACCGGTAGCAGGTTCATCGTCTTCGGAATGCCACCCTGAATCTCCGATATGATGACATTCATCCCAGTCTCCTTGAAGATCTTCCGAAACTTCTCATCCGTCCTCGTCACGCTGctatcctcatcatcatacatATCCTCACCACCGAAATCCGTCGACAGGTTCTCCTTCAATACCAGTATTCCCGTCTCATTCAAAGCCTCCCGACACCGCACGATATAATCAACCAACTGCACATCAGTCAAATGTCCCACGCACCACTGCGTCCAGATTAAATCGTATTTCTTCTCCGGATACCAATCCTCAATACCCATTGTGTATATATCCCCCACAGCGTCGTCCTTTTTTAATTGACTCTCGTGTATGACGTCTGTAAACTTAGCTACCGGCTCCACCGCATCAACCGTCTCGCACACATGGCTGAGGAAGCCCTCCGTCACGCGCCCAACTCCCGCACCACAGTCAACAGCTTGCTTTATCTTGCCCTCTGTTGAGCATCCAGGTACCAAGCGACGGGCTTTGGCGAGGAAGGCTTTTGAGCCGCGGAGGTCAATGCGGGTATACCAAGGATACGAGCCGATCATGGCGAGCATGCCGCCTGCGGTTGCGGGCATGTCGTTCCAGTATTTTATCGAGGCATCGCGGTTGATGAGGGAGTCGGGAGTTGCTTTTTGTTTCGAAGTATTGTCGAGCATTCTGGTGGTTTTTTGTATGTATGCTTGCAGGGGGTTTCTTTGTCTTTGCGAAGAACTTTGGAGGTCGTTGCGATAAGATAGCGGAGATGCAGTGCACGTGATGGTGGTCTCCACACTGTATACAGCCCTATTTCTAATTTCTATAGAGCACTCCTTGTCATTTCATTCTCAGTATTGGAAGCAAATATGAGACTGATCTCATGTCGCTTTGGTATCGCACTGGAGCTGTAATGGAAACACCACAAGACATTCCAATATGCAGCCCTGAGAACAGGGTAGGGTGAATCGCTGATATCAGCAGAGTATTCACGCACAGAGGTCTCAGCCCCACTTCATTTTACCTTGGTACTTTATACCAAGTTGGTTTCCTTACTCTCTATCTTTCTTCTCTGTGCAAGTTTTTCAATTCTCTGCATCATCCATCGTAGAAGCTCACTTGCAAGTACAAATGACATGCAAAAGCATGATGAGTTTAGGGCTGCTATTGACTTAAGTTACCAGCCCCTTTGGCCTTCAAGAAGAGAGTCAATCTTCTGTTTGACCCTCTCATCACGAAATGATGCTCTCCCTCAAAAAAGCAAGTTTGATAACTCAGGATATCAAAGTATCAGATACTATAAAGCCACCATGTTCCTTATCTAAGAATGTGATTTCTGTCGAGAACTTGACGCATGTCAATCTTGAGTTCGTCCAGTAAGCCCTGTGCGTATGGGCTTGAAAGAACAACTCGAGCAAGTACACAGCTCAACAATTGAAATTCCTCCACTTGGGTCTGGCGTACTATCATCTACCAAGCCTGGAAAATCCATACGTTCTGCTTGATGCGTTAGATCCTGTCAGCCAAATAGTCGAGAAGCTATCGATGGGGGTTTGAAACTTGCCCTTTCTCGCGTGGGAATCACGTATTTGCTTCGGCTGATTGGGGAAACAAAGACACATTTCAGGGATTCCTAAAGATGTTCCTCAGACTGCGCTCTGCGGAGGTCTTAATCATTGTCTTATTAAATCTGTTTCCTGAAAAGACACCGAAATTACGGCTGTTCTACCAAACACGCTCGAAGAGCTATACCTACAATGGGATAGCTTTGAAATGTGTTGGCAGGCATGGGATTGGGAGACGAATCTGCTTGCCTGCGTACGTAATCTTCTGGTTGATCCGAGGTCTCATTCTCCTGATCTCAAACGTGTCATCATATGCCTGCTGGCGTGGTTTGGGAAAGGATACAATGATTTTGAGGAGGAGCGGCAGGAAGTGCGGGCCGAGATAATCACTTTGTACTGAAATGAGTGAAACAAAACAAGCTCAAGCTCAGTTGGTCGCCACCATCCACCGTCCATACATATATGTATCCATCCATCCTTGTCGTGTACTCACACTCTCAGTCAATCAACCTCTGCTCCGGCCTTCGCTCCGTGAGTCTGAGGTGCATGTCCTGGGCCGTTAGGGGTCTGGGATCATATGTATAGTAGCAGCGCCCTGCCTCTGCTTGACAACCACATAGCAGTAGAATAGACAAGCACCCACGTGTGCGCACTATAGTCAGGAATATACGTACAGTCCCTACTTGTGAATTGATATTTGTCCTCTGATTCTATCCCCATCTGGTGGTCTTATGTGGTCGAGCTGCGTATGTACTCAGATGCACCACCCCACTATTTTCTTGACTACAATGCCCCTTCCTCAATAAAATAATACAAGAATACGCCTCACTCCCTCCACTCTCTATATTATATATGCTTGCTGCACTCacaaaaaagcaaaaacatacaacagccgggattcgctggtggcgacccacccaactactaaccggccggcgtgtgtgTAGCTTGTGTACGGTCAATATTGGGTGGGTGTGACGGTCCTGTTCAATATAAAATATATTGGTGGACTATCTCGCGAAATAGCAtggggaaagaaaagatagAGGCAGGTCTGTTGGGTCTGTTGGGTCTGTTGGCGACGAGCTATCTAGTGTGTGCGCGGGGCTTAAACGAGGCTCAGTGAATGTCCTGCGCCAAACAGGCCAAAGCAATCAAACATTCTATATGGCAGGCGAGTATTCATGTTCCGTGACAGTGGGTATCCCTAAAGGGTGCGAGGTGGTGTCAACTTATGGTGCTCGCGCGACTAGCGTGGTGCCCTATAGACGGGTGCGATATTCTACGGCCACTCACACCCGGTGCGAAACCTCTTCCAGAAGTTTTAGTAAACCCACTTGACCAAATAAAGCGGTCATGTCATTGACAGTTTGTCCCTCTCGAAATAGCCCGGCATGTTTGGTAGAGAAGCAAGGCAACATGCCATTGGCAACTAGTTCTACTAGACATATGTGACCTTAAGTACAGTATCAAAAATATCAACAGAAGCCACAGCAAACAGTGTAAACAAATTCAGCAATATCTTGATAAAATATCAATTATTTATGACAGCCTGATCATATGCCTAGTCATGTGATGGTCATCAGGCAAAGGAGACTACCGCATTTCTTTGTTTACAAGTGAATGTACTCGAGAGGGGTAAACTAGGGAGgacaaggaaaaaaaaacagttcttgcttttttcttcatttctaCCAATCTTCTCCAACTTTCCACTCTTCACAAGGTTCCTTTCTTTCCCATTCTCGTCGACTAAAGCCtcattcctctttttttcgCCAAAAGCATCTGAATCTTTATCAACAGCCTCGAGATCTATACCCTCTCAAGATGTCTAATATGAACCGCCGCCTCGGCACCAAGCTTATCGGTTTCCTCGCCCTTCTGTCTCAGAACCCAGGTCTTCCGCCAGCGACTAGGGACCAGGCCACTTACATTACCGCTTCGTACTCTGAACACAGAAACGTATACCGACTGATGGCCCAGATCTCTGCTCTGAGCAATGGGGAGACGGTGATCAATACCTCTCATAGAACCAGGTCGATGGCAGAGGACAGACACGCTCCTGCCTCCCGCTTTGGAGTATGCCTGCAAGCTCTTATGACCGACTTTCGCATCACTCCAACTGTTCCAGACTTTGAAGGCCATCCCATTGAACTCTACAGTATCCTTGACCCTGTCATCGAGAGCTGGATGAGTGGGGAACAGGAGTTTGAGTTTCACAGAGCCCTTCTTTCAATGGAGAGGAGAGCGAACGAACACCTTGCCCATCTTACAAAAAAATATGGCTACCACTTCATTTTCAGAATTGGTCTCCAGCAGTACTACATGACGTAAGATAATCCAACGGTTCTTTATTGAATTTACTAACTCTTCTAGGCGTACTGTCGCTGAGAAGATCAACTTCTGGCGACATGACCCTCGCAAAACCGACGACCTTGTTCAggcccagaagctctgctaCGATGCATTTGAACGCCAGCTCCGTCTGAATGAAGCCGAAAAGATGATTTTGATACAGGTCACCAACTCCTCGAGTCGGGATGCGAAGATGTTCTGTATGTATTTTCCATCGAGTCCAATTttgagggaaaaaaaaaaaaaaaaaaactaacAAAATTCAGGGCGTTGGCTAGAAGACAACCGTGTGGCCTACTTTGCAATGCAAACCTGCATCACGTTGCTGGACAAGCTTGGCAACGAGGACACCAAAGCTGCGAACAAAGCCATTTGAGTCTCGAATCCCCTTGAGGCAACCTACAAAATCCGGCAGAATCGATAGAGTCTATTCTCCGTATTGGCCTATCTTGATATCTGACAATTTGTTCAGGATAGTTGTTCGACTCAAGCAAAGTTCTTTGCCTATGTCACAACGATCGTGAACAGAACATGTTTTCACTATTCTGGTGATTCACAGTTTTATTCTGTCTAGGGCATCGTTggtccttttttcttttttctttttctttttcttttgtgttTCTCGTGTTTGTGATCGATGGGTGATGGGGTAGGAATTAGGCAGGTCGATATGTGATGTGTTTCATTTTCTAAGACActgaagagaaaaaaagaaaagcaattatctccttcttccttcttttccatcCTTTCTCTCAATTTCTAATTTTTAACTTCCCCTTCAACAGCTTCTCGAGAGCCTGGAAAAAAGCAACTTTTTGCCTGAGCTTTCTCATCTTTGTTTATCTCCTTAGCCCACTCCAAATACACGCCAAACTCAGGGCATTATGTCCGCTCTAATGTCTCTAATGTCCTCCAGCGAGCTCAGCCCGCTTCAGCGAGCCTTTAACTCCTTTTTACTGTCGATGCCATCTCACCAGTTGGAAGAGCTGGTTGAGTATCTGCAAGCCCGTGAGAACCACCAGCCCAAAAGTCACGTCGGACGTAGCAACCAGACCCCAATCGAATACCCTACGCCCGACGATACGGCTTCTGAGGGCACAGCTTTGAATGCCCGTCGTGGCTCTGTTGCTTCCACAAACAACGCTTCCAAGTCTTCGGCTGCCCGTAGACGTGGCCGCGATAAGCCGCTGCGTCCCCTCAACAGTTTCATTGCTTTTCGAAGTAGGTCCAAAATACCTATAAACCAGCTGATGATAAGCAACTAACACTAGTCAGGCTTCTACTCGACCATGTTTCCCGACCTTACTCAAAAAGCCAAGTCTGGAATCCTTCGCTTCCTATGGCAGAACGACCCTTTCAAGGCTAAATGGGCTATCCTTGCCAAAGCTTACTCTAAGATCCGCGACGAGCACGTTGATTCGAAAGACGTCTCTTTGGAGAGTTTTTTGAATCTCAATGCTGGATACATCGGTATCCTTCAGCCAAGCCTCTACCTCGTGGCAATGGGTTGGGAGTTGACTGTTGATGAAGAACAGCAATACACCATGGCCAGAGTTAGCCAAACGACTACAAATGAAGCGGACGTCTTTACCAACTATTCTGTCAATGACATTGTCAAACACTGTTATGACACTGGCTATGTCTCCCAGAAAGATCGACAGAAGCGGACGAGTTGCAACAACGAGGCCGTTATGTCTTTCGTTTCTCAGCCGTGTCAGGCTGTTAATGAGAAGAGCAACATCCAGATCTCCGGTAACAATACGTTCGTTGACAATGTCGACGACGCGAGTGACGCGATCAAACGCTCCATCAAAGAGCAAGCGGAAGACACTCCAACTCCCGCCTACAGCGATATGAGCTCGGCCCTCGACGAACCTTGTCTGACTTCCGTCGAAGCACCGCATGGGCAGAACCCTTTCCGATTCATGGACGACCTCGGCATTGAATTTAGCTTGGACCTTCTTAGCAACAACATGGCCAGCCAAAGCGTCCCATACGACACTTCTATGCCGCCCTTCCAGCGGGCGCCGTttgatcaaggaaatacCCCATGCATCCCCGGGACGATACAAGCCATAGAGTCTTTTGATTTTGATCAATTTGTCAATTTCTAGATGGTGACGACTATATCCGTCGTGTCTTTGTGTCGTTTCTCTACTTGGAGGCATAGGTTATCTTTCTCGACTCGCTGGCAATCGTATTTTAATTTCCTTTACGAGAAAGTGGATGTTCGAACATCTGCTTCCTCGCCCATCTGTTACGACTATCACGAACAAACCATACATTTCTTGTTTATGGTCTAAGGCGCAGACGTGTCGGGGTTCTTCTGTCTCTGCCCCTGTTTTTGTTTCGGCGTGATCTTTTTTTATCTCTTGTTTTTCCTctgttttctctttttcctgGCATGGTCTTATTATTCTAGATATCCCGTCTACGTCTACTAATTTTTGTTTCGTGGTTTTATTTCGTTGCATCGTTTGCTTTCATTCTATCCGCGTGTATTATTTCATTCGGTTTGTTTATTCTTTTCTACCACTACTACAACGATACGATCCCATCATGTACGTACAGCGGAGACCACTATTCCCGACGTACATAAAAATCTGAGGCCATAACGAAAATGAAATAAAATGACGAAATACGGGGGAGCTATTTTACTCCACGCCCAATGCCTGCGTAGCttacccttttttttttttttttttttttgccctccCTTCCTCTCTGCCCAGAGCAAACGCTTAACTCCCACTAAAAATAGAACCTGAAACGAAATACAATCGAGGGGGTTGGTAGCTGCCAATAATCTTCTGACGCATTTCCGGGACGATGAGCCTAGTTGCCAGATCCTGTCGACGATCTGGGACGAGAGAAGTGACGAGAGCGTCTTGTACAAACCGTTTAACGAATGGCCGGAAGTTGTTGACCTCGAAATCGTGTTTTATGGTACCTCCTCTCTCTAAGTTATATGATAATATTTATATCCTGCTCTTGTCAAATCTCATATAATATGGTATTTCTTATTGCACTTAATGGTCACCCGAATcccgaaaaaaaaattataaTAAGTTCCTTTATTGACAACCAACAAGGGTCTACACTAATTCAGCGTCAAAAGAACAGCCGAAGAATCCGGCAACGTAATGCTAAGCACCCCATCCTCAATTCCGACACTTTCCTCCATGTCGTCCACAACAACAGCATTccccttctccagctcatAATCATAAGAAACACCTCCAAAAGTAACATCCTTCTCCACATCACTCCCAGGAGCAATCAACCGCTGTACCTTGGCACTCCTCAAATGTTCAGGGACCTTGAACTTGTACTCCTGGCTAGAGCGCGAATCAGCGCCTGAAGTTGAATTGAAAGCCTTCATGTTCAAGACAACAAGCTTGGACAGCTTGGTATTGTCAAAGAGCGCATATGCGGCATCCGTGTGTGTCGAGAGAGGGATATTGCTGATGCGCATATTCTCTGAACGTCCGAGGGCCGTGGCGACCATGATCTGGCCATAGTATGGGGGCTTGGTGGTGGGTGCGATTCCTTTGTTAAGGATTGGCTGCCACGAGGCATAGCGGTAGCTCGTGCCTTGGTGGAAGTTGAGACGTCTGATGTTCTGTATTGAGAAGTTAGGGACGTACTGACTAAACAGGGGAAAGGAAATTCATACGTGCTCTGCAGCCCAGAGGGAGAAGTCAACAAGCCACAAGGCATCGCCAAAAACATTGCTCTCGCCATTGCGTCCCTGTTTCGCGATGCTGTTTATCTCACTCAAGATATATGGATGGTCGAGATAGTCAAGTTTCTTGGCGCGTTGGATATGCGGCGCGAGAGCTTCAACGATGTTGGTGTGGTTCATCAAGACCTCTATACATTTTTAAGGGATGATCAGTATATATTATGATAAGAGAGTGGGACAGATCTATACTTACGCTCAAGACGAGTTGCTGGAGGAAGTTGGGGCGGCTCGTTGACTTGCATGTAACTTCAAGCGTGTTAGATTGATTATCCAACAACTAGAGATATTGTAAACTTACTGATGAATGCCAATCTCCCTCGTGAGATTGGCTTTATCATACCCATTAGCATAGATCCCTTCAACCGTCCATGGCTTAGATTCCGACACATGGAAACTAGGCATGATAAAGCTGGGCGCCAGCATTCCAGGGAATGGCCTGCCACATGCCTTTCTGTATGCAGTCGCAATAGAAGTGGACCTGTGGTTCCAGTCACGGATGTAATCGGCCATGGAGTAGTCGGCAGGTCGATAGCGCGACGGCTCCATGTTGATCTCATTTCCTAGCTCGTAGAGATGCAGGTTGCTGGTTTTGATCGTT from Aspergillus chevalieri M1 DNA, chromosome 2, nearly complete sequence includes:
- a CDS encoding uncharacterized protein (COG:S;~EggNog:ENOG410PYBK;~SECRETED:SignalP(1-24)), which produces MSNMNRRLGTKLIGFLALLSQNPGLPPATRDQATYITASYSEHRNVYRLMAQISALSNGETVINTSHRTRSMAEDRHAPASRFGVCLQALMTDFRITPTVPDFEGHPIELYSILDPVIESWMSGEQEFEFHRALLSMERRANEHLAHLTKKYGYHFIFRIGLQQYYMTRTVAEKINFWRHDPRKTDDLVQAQKLCYDAFERQLRLNEAEKMILIQVTNSSSRDAKMFWRWLEDNRVAYFAMQTCITLLDKLGNEDTKAANKAI
- a CDS encoding glycosyl hydrolase family 79 C-terminal domain-containing protein (CAZy:GH79;~COG:S;~EggNog:ENOG410PJBK;~InterPro:IPR017853,IPR031728;~PFAM:PF16862;~SECRETED:SignalP(1-23)) is translated as MVLHRPSRLFGLSLLLQLGQGKADTVVVPSCPKDTEPVANDFQSFSIEFSYFPDFTGNKSHPNEFSRTMLGNLKDITGVAPVIRVGGTTQDRSEYRPNQKETIRNIFEDPDDDQPIRTYFGPGFFESYEALGDFPYTHGLNFNASIAQEASSAIAACKTIKTSNLHLYELGNEINMEPSRYRPADYSMADYIRDWNHRSTSIATAYRKACGRPFPGMLAPSFIMPSFHVSESKPWTVEGIYANGYDKANLTREIGIHHYMQVNEPPQLPPATRLEQVLMNHTNIVEALAPHIQRAKKLDYLDHPYILSEINSIAKQGRNGESNVFGDALWLVDFSLWAAEHNIRRLNFHQGTSYRYASWQPILNKGIAPTTKPPYYGQIMVATALGRSENMRISNIPLSTHTDAAYALFDNTKLSKLVVLNMKAFNSTSGADSRSSQEYKFKVPEHLRSAKVQRLIAPGSDVEKDVTFGGVSYDYELEKGNAVVVDDMEESVGIEDGVLSITLPDSSAVLLTLN
- the TAE1_1 gene encoding N-terminal protein methyltransferase (BUSCO:EOG09262SWJ;~COG:S;~EggNog:ENOG410PHK6;~InterPro:IPR008576,IPR029063;~PFAM:PF05891;~go_function: GO:0008168 - methyltransferase activity [Evidence IEA];~go_process: GO:0006480 - N-terminal protein amino acid methylation [Evidence IEA]); the encoded protein is MLDNTSKQKATPDSLINRDASIKYWNDMPATAGGMLAMIGSYPWYTRIDLRGSKAFLAKARRLVPGCSTEGKIKQAVDCGAGVGRVTEGFLSHVCETVDAVEPVAKFTDVIHESQLKKDDAVGDIYTMGIEDWYPEKKYDLIWTQWCVGHLTDVQLVDYIVRCREALNETGILVLKENLSTDFGGEDMYDDEDSSVTRTDEKFRKIFKETGMNVIISEIQGGIPKTMNLLPVRMYALRPMS